One Malus sylvestris chromosome 14, drMalSylv7.2, whole genome shotgun sequence DNA segment encodes these proteins:
- the LOC126599967 gene encoding dehydrogenase/reductase SDR family member FEY-like, translated as MGLGGTRSDYTPPYEFLTKNPNFGRTRKHREKTARIPNVLLVLISARIPNVPRPARRSSSILPCFLVVVLLTLIDESFSLVPNPMPLPPINDLTCIVTGSTSGIGREVARQLAESGAHVVMAVRNTKAANELIQKWQNEWSGMGLPLNIEVMELDLLSLDSVVRFAEAWNARLGPLHVLINNAGYFQLEPQKFSKDGYEEHLQVNHLAPALLSVLLLPSLIRGSPSRIVNLNSVMHYVGFVDTEDMNVVSRKRKYTSLVGYSSSKLAQIMFNSVLHKRLPAESGISVVCVSPGIVQTNVARDLPRIVQAAYHLVPYLLQHSLLCWRPS; from the exons ATGGGCTTAGGTGGGACTCGCTCGGATTACACGCCTCCTTACGAGTTCTTAACGAAGAACCCCAATTTTGGGCGGACTCGTAAGCACAGAGAGAAAACCGCGAGGATCCCCAACGTCTTGCTCGTCCTCATCTCTGCGAGGATCCCCAACGTCCCTCGTCCTGCTCGTCGCTCGTCGTCGATCTTGCCCTGCTTCCTCGTCGtcgtcctcctcaccctcatcgACGAAAGCTTCTCGTTGGTGCCCAACCCCATGCCTTTGCCTCCCATCAACGATCTCACTTGCATTGTCACTGGATCCACCAGCGGCATCGGCCGCGAAGTCGCCAg GCAGCTGGCGGAATCAGGCGCGCATGTTGTAATGGCGGTGAGGAATACGAAAGCAGCTAATGAGCTGATCCAGAAGTGGCAAAATGAATGGTCTGGAATGGGGCTTCCTCTCAATATTGAG GTAATGGAACTTGATCTGCTTTCATTGGATTCAGTTGTGAGATTTGCCGAAGCATGGAATGCTCGTTTAGGACCTCTCCATGTTCTTATCAACAATGCTGGATATTTTCAATTGGAG CCGCAAAAGTTTTCTAAAGATGGTTACGAAGAACACTTGCAAGTGAATCATCTGGCTCCAGCGTTGCTATCCGTCTTGCTATTGCCTTCCCTTATTAGAGGATCTCCGAGTCGAATTGTTAATTTGAATTCCGTT ATGCATTATGTTGGCTTTGTTGACACAGAAGACATGAACGTTGTTTccaggaaaagaaaatatacaagCTTAGTGGGTTACTCAAGCAGCAAGTTGGCACAG ATTATGTTTAATAGTGTCCTACATAAGCGGCTGCCTGCTGAATCTGGCATTAGTGTAGTGTGCGTTTCACCTGGAATTGTCCAGACTAATGTT GCAAGGGATCTACCCAGGATTGTTCAGGCTGCGTATCATCTAGTACCTTATTTGCTGCAACATTCACTACTTTGCTGGCGGCCGTCGTAA